In one window of Mauremys reevesii isolate NIE-2019 linkage group 22, ASM1616193v1, whole genome shotgun sequence DNA:
- the LOC120388963 gene encoding mucin-19-like isoform X5: protein MLMYPPGIVRRTPHPFPECISDFAFAGWIPVIGELQKLLARGEYKPLCPAPLFESNFLQVTKQGELVDLHNRGSLVTLGIAATSPALLLPDVMMIARPTERPQGEPLGPRGAHVQPGLELTRLIPLELVSIFLHDLGEQRLKLRLATGRVYYLQLCAPRGEERPLFARWLRLIYLLRAPSDSWASVPSWHAADLRGRSAKPPPSQRLRPIQEEEEPGALKPQLGEPPGSGSQTPSQGQLSGRQRPASPTRGQQPSTQSVGGWGSRCPTSPSIAAPVRRSPSTTQLLDGLSRSRAKVASPWTQQGPVSGEPSAERNHGQLSLDIPPGSRSPAGTPSQRGSSAASRATTAPGSPERSRASVGVGRSAMGTASVGVGRSAVGTASVGVGRSAVGTASVGVGRSAVTTASAAAGPSRPASTQPSGMGREMEPGERSREPSTERSRAPLGHASPSAEQGRSRSQSQRESSAASRAAVAPGSPERSRASVGVGRSAVGTASVGVGRSAVGTASVGVGRSVVGTASVGVGRSAVGTASVGMGRSAVTTASAAAGPSRPASTQPSGMGREIEPGERSREPSTERSRAPLGHASPSAEQGRSRSQSQRESSAASRAAVAPGSPERSRASVGVGRSAVGTASVGVGCSAVGTASVGVGRSAVGTASVGVGRSAVTTVSAAAGPSRPASSQPSGMGREMELGERSREPSTERSRAPLGHASPSAEQGRSRSQSQRESSAASRAAVAPGSPERSRASVGVGRSAVGTASMGVGRSAVGTASVGVGRSAIATVSAAAGPSRPPSARPSGMGREIEPGERSREPNTERSRAPLGHASPSTEQGRSRSQSQRESSAALGPTGATVTPSSHERPSGSRALSSPQPASSPIAAAAPLERSQLSAGVGPSEVTTPALAVGPSGQRSRSSSRLDRAKRQGTRSRATVGESSKGKARSSSRSAGQKKPSKEKRLESKGKLKSALSSARHRSSLTFVTIYSALSNSLDKLTGGKLRQRRSQEDAKTQLSSKPSKRVTISGVVQLSGQGSQETSSVPPSAMESSGEQGPAGSGAAPQRESGPLPKVQSGGSRAATVPSSPERSRASVGVGRSAVGTASVGVGRSAVGTASVGVGRSAVGTASVGVGRSAVGTASVGVGRSALATASAAAGPSKPASTQPSGMGREMEPGERSREPSTERSRAPLGHASPSAEQGRSRSQSPRGRPSQLGSSAVSRDSGAAGPSERSRASVAAGPSERSRASVAAGPSERSRASVAAGPSERSRASVAAGPSERSRASVAAGPSEMATVSVAVGPSELGPWSSARPSRKDQLSLPGRGSRERSKTGNQSGSRISSPSSIREAGTPGTVAALGMEGDDVSRETSKKSRASVVPSSPERSRPISPGSAEKSRASVAPGSAEKSRASVAPGSAEKSRASVAPGSVGRSRASVAPGSAERSRVSVAAGPSERSRASVAAGPSELATVSVAVGRSEPGSLSSARTPGTGAQRAPHTGKSPCSGAPLGTEAGDASPGSASLGRSGEQSRSQAREEGGARSQSPSRQAPHARAADSVTLAPSKDQGPSSTRPLELDRQRELGWGSSKTRSRSKGRQEEKRHPSVGHPTSRGGSEQAAVRMKSQ, encoded by the exons GTGACCAAGCAGGGCGAGCTGGTGGATCTGCACAACCGTGGCAGCCTGGTGACCCTGGGCATCGCCGCCaccagccccgccctgctcctgcccgaCGTCATGATGATCGCCCGCCCCACGGAGAGGCCCCAGGGGGAGCCGTTGGGCCCCAGGGGGGCTCACGTCCAGCCGGGGCTGGAGCTGACCCG gCTGATCCCGCTGGAGCTGGTGAGCATCTTCCTGCATGACCTGGGGGAGCAGCGGCTGAAGCTGCGCCTGGCCACGGGGCGAGTCTACTACCTGCAGCTCTGCGCCCCCCGGGGGGAGGAGCGCCCGCTCTTCGCACGCTGGCTGCGCCTCATCTACCTGCTGAGGGCCCCCTCGGACAGCTGGGCCAGCGTCCCCTCCTGGCACGCCGCCGACCTGCGTGGGCGCAGCGCCAAG CCGCCCCCCAGCCAGCGGCTGCGGCCcatccaggaggaggaggagcccggAGCCCTGAAACCCCAACTTGGGGAGCCCCCGGGCAGCGGGAGCCAGAcccccagccaggggcagctgaGCGGGAGGCagcgcccagccagccccaccaggGGGCAGCAACCCTCCAC GCAGAGCGTAGGGGGATGGGGGTCCAGATGCCCCACATCACCCAGCATAG CAGCCCCGGTGAGACGCTCCCCCAGCACCACTCAACTCCTTGATGGTCTTTCCAGGTCCCGGGCAAAGGTCGCCAGCCCCTGGACGCAG CAGGGCCCAGTGTCCGGGGAGCCGAGCGCAGAGAGGAACCATGGCCAGCTGAGCCTGGACATCCCCCCTGGTTCCCGGAGCCCGGCAGGAACCCCGAGCCAGCGTGGATCTAGTGCAGCATCCAGAGCCACCACGGCTCCCGGCTCCCCTGAGCGATCCAGAGCCTCCGTGGGCGTGGGGCGCTCGGCGATGGGCACGGCCTCCGTGGGCGTGGGGCGCTCAGCGGTGGGCACGGCCTCTGTGGGCGTGGGGCGCTCGGCGGTGGGCACGGCCTCCGTGGGCGTGGGGCGCTCAGCGGTAACCACAGCGTCGGCAGCAGCGGGTCCATCCAGGCCAGCGAGCACCCAGCCCTCGGGGATGGGCAGAGAGATGGAGCCGGGCGAGAGATCCAGGGAGCCCAGCACGGAGAGGAGCCGAGCCCCGCTGGGCCACGCCAGCCCCTCCGCGGAGCAGGGCAGGTCCCGTTCCCAGAGCCAGCGTGAATCTAGTGCAGCATCCAGAGCCGCTGTGGCTCCCGGCTCCCCTGAGCGATCCAGAGCCTCCGTGGGTGTGGGGCGCTCGGCGGTGGGCACGGCCTCCGTGGGCGTGGGGCGCTCAGCAGTGGGCACGGCCTCCGTGGGCGTGGGGCGCTCGGTGGTGGGCACGGCCTCCGTGGGCGTGGGGCGCTCGGCGGTGGGCACGGCCTCCGTGGGCATGGGGCGCTCAGCAGTAACCACAGCGTCGGCAGCAGCGGGTCCATCCAGGCCGGCCAGCACCCAGCCCTCGGGGATGGGCAGAGAGATAGAGCCGGGCGAGAGATCCAGGGAGCCCAGCACGGAGAGGAGCCGAGCCCCGCTGGGCCACGCCAGCCCCTCCGCGGAGCAGGGCAGGTCCCGTTCCCAGAGCCAGCGTGAATCTAGTGCAGCGTCCAGAGCCGCTGTGGCTCCCGGCTCCCCTGAGCGATCCAGAGCCTCCGTGGGCGTGGGGCGCTCGGCGGTGGGCACGGCCTCCGTGGGTGTGGGGTGCTCGGCGGTGGGCACGGCCTCTGTGGGCGTGGGGCGCTCGGCGGTGGGCACGGCCTCCGTGGGCGTGGGGCGCTCAGCGGTAACCACAGTGTCGGCAGCAGCGGGTCCATCCAGGCCAGCGAGCAGCCAGCCCTCGGGGATGGGCAGAGAGATGGAGCTGGGCGAGAGATCCAGGGAGCCCAGCACAGAGAGGAGCCGAGCCCCACTGGGCCACGCCAGCCCCTCCGCGGAGCAGGGCAGGTCCCGTTCCCAGAGCCAGCGTGAATCTAGTGCAGCGTCCAGAGCCGCTGTGGCTCCCGGCTCCCCTGAGCGATCCAGAGCCTCCGTGGGCGTGGGGCGCTCGGCGGTGGGCACGGCCTCCATGGGCGTGGGGCGCTCGGCGGTGGGCACAGCCTCTGTGGGTGTGGGGCGCTCGGCAATAGCCACAGTGTCGGCAGCAGCAGGTCCATCCAGGCCGCCCAGCGCCCGGCCCTCAGGGATGGGCAGAGAGATAGAGCCGGGCGAGAGATCCAGGGAGCCCAACACGGAGAGGAGCCGAGCCCCGCTGGGCCACGCCAGCCCCTCCACGGAGCAGGGCAGATCCCGTTCCCAGAGCCAGCGTGAATCTAGTGCGGCACTTGGACCAACCGGAGCCACCGTGACCCCCAGCTCCCACGAGCGGCCCAGTGGCTCCAGGGCTCTCAGCTCTCCGCAGCCAGCCAGCTCGCCCATAGCTGCTGCTGCACCTCTGGAGAGATCTCAACTCTCCGCAGGCGTGGGGCCTTCGGAGGTCACCACGCCGGCCCTGGCCGTGGGCCCCTCTGGGCAGAGAAGCCGGAGCAGCTCCCGGTTGGATCGAGCCAAGAGACAGGGCACGAGATCCAGGGCGACAGTTGGAGAAAGCAGCAAAGGCAAAGCCCGGTCCAGCTCCCGCAGCGCCGGCCAGAAGAAGCCGTCCAA GGAGAAGAGATTGGAGTCGAAGGGGAAGTTGAAATCGGCCCTGAGTTCAG CCAGGCACAGGAGCAGCCTCACATTCGTGACCATCTACAGCGCCCTGTCGAACTCGCTGGACAAGCTGACGGGCGGGAAGCTGAGACAG aGAAGGAGCCAGGAAGATGCCAAGACGCAGTTGTCTTCGAAGCCCTCCAAGCGGGTCACCATCTCGGGCGTGGTGCAGCTGTCgggccagggcagccaggagACCAGCTCCGTGCCACCCTCAGCTATGGAGAGCAGCGGGGAGCAGGGCCCGGCTGGCTCCGGGGCAGCTCCACAGCGGGAGAGCGGCCCACTGCCGAAGGTGCAGTCTGGGGGATCCAGAGCCGCCACAGTTCCCAGCTCCCCCGAGCGATCCAGAGCCTCCGTGGGCGTGGGGCGCTCGGCGGTGGGCACGGCCTCCGTGGGTGTGGGGCGCTCGGCAGTGGGCACAGCCTCCGTGGGCGTGGGGCGCTCGGCGGTGGGCACGGCCTCCGTGGGCGTGGGGCGCTCGGCAGTGGGCACAGCCTCCGTGGGCGTGGGGCGCTCGGCGTTAGCCACGGCGTCGGCAGCAGCGGGTCCATCCAAGCCGGCCAGCACCCAGCCCTCGGGGATGGGCAGAGAGATGGAGCCGGGCGAGAGATCCAGGGAGCCCAGCACGGAGAGGAGCCGAGCCCCGCTGGGCCACGCCAGCCCCTCCGCGGAGCAGGGCAGGTCCCGTtcccagagccccagagggaggcCAAGCCAGCTGGGGTCTAGCGCCGTGTCCAGAGATTCTGGAGCAGCTGGGCCTTCAGAGCGATCCAGAGCCTCAGTGGCTGCCGGCCCTTCGGAGAGATCCAGAGCCTCGGTGGCTGCCGGCCCTTCAGAGCGATCCAGAGCCTCGGTGGCTGCCGGCCCTTCAGAGCGATCCAGAGCCTCGGTGGCTGCCGGCCCTTCGGAGAGATCCAGAGCCTCAGTGGCTGCCGGCCCTTCAGAGATGGCTACGGTGTCGGTGGCCGTGGGTCCGTCCGAGCTGGGGCCATGGAGCAGCGCCCGGCCCTCGAGGAAGGACCAGCTGAGCCTGCCAGGCAGGGGATCTAGAGAGCGCAGCAAGACCGGGAACCAGAGTGGAAGCCGAATCAGCTCCCCGAGCTCCATCAGGGAGGCTGGGACCCCCGGCACTGTGGCAGCCCTGGGCATGGAAGGCGATGATGTATCTAGAGAGACATCCAAAAAGTCCAGAGCCTCTGTGGTTCCAAGCTCGCCAGAAAGATCGAGACCCATTTCTCCAG GTTCTGCTGAGAAATCCAGAGCGTCGGTGGCTCCAGGTTCTGCTGAGAAATCCAGAGCGTCGGTGGCTCCAGGTTCTGCTGAGAAATCCAGAGCGTCGGTGGCTCCAGGTTCTGTGGGGAGATCGAGAGCGTCGGTGGCACCAGGTTCTGCAGAGAGATCCAGAGTTTCGGTGGCCGCTGGCCCATCAGAGAGATCCAGAGCATCCGTGGCCGCCGGCCCTTCGGAGCTGGCTACGGTGTCGGTGGCCGTGGGACGGTCCGAGCCAGGGTCTCTCAGCAGCGCCAGGACCCCGGGGACAGGTGCTCAGAGGGCTCCGCACACCGGGAAGAGTCCGTGCTCTGGGGCTCCTCTGGGGACGGAGGCTGGCGATGCATCCCCGGGCAGTGCCTCCCTGGGGAGATCCGGGGAGCAGAGCCGAAGCCAggccagggaggaaggaggggccCGTTCCCAGAGCCCCTCGAGGCAGGCGCCCCATGCGAGAGCTGCAGACTCTGTGACCCTGGCTCCCTCCAAGGACCAAGGGCCCAGCAGCACCCGGCCCTTGGAGCTGGACAGACAgcgggagctgggctggggatccAGCAAGACGAGGAGCCGGAGCAAAGGTCGGCAGGAGGAGAAGCGGCACCCCTCTGTGGGGCACCCCACCAGCAG
- the LOC120388963 gene encoding mucin-19-like isoform X6 → MLMYPPGIVRRTPHPFPECISDFAFAGWIPVIGELQKLLARGEYKPLCPAPLFESNFLQVTKQGELVDLHNRGSLVTLGIAATSPALLLPDVMMIARPTERPQGEPLGPRGAHVQPGLELTRLIPLELVSIFLHDLGEQRLKLRLATGRVYYLQLCAPRGEERPLFARWLRLIYLLRAPSDSWASVPSWHAADLRGRSAKPPPSQRLRPIQEEEEPGALKPQLGEPPGSGSQTPSQGQLSGRQRPASPTRGQQPSTQSVGGWGSRCPTSPSIAAPVRRSPSTTQLLDGLSRSRAKVASPWTQQGPVSGEPSAERNHGQLSLDIPPGSRSPAGTPSQRGSSAASRATTAPGSPERSRASVGVGRSAVGTASVGVGRSAVTTASAAAGPSRPASTQPSGMGREMEPGERSREPSTERSRAPLGHASPSAEQGRSRSQSQRESSAASRAAVAPGSPERSRASVGVGRSAVGTASVGVGRSAVGTASVGVGRSVVGTASVGVGRSAVGTASVGMGRSAVTTASAAAGPSRPASTQPSGMGREIEPGERSREPSTERSRAPLGHASPSAEQGRSRSQSQRESSAASRAAVAPGSPERSRASVGVGRSAVGTASVGVGCSAVGTASVGVGRSAVGTASVGVGRSAVTTVSAAAGPSRPASSQPSGMGREMELGERSREPSTERSRAPLGHASPSAEQGRSRSQSQRESSAASRAAVAPGSPERSRASVGVGRSAVGTASMGVGRSAVGTASVGVGRSAIATVSAAAGPSRPPSARPSGMGREIEPGERSREPNTERSRAPLGHASPSTEQGRSRSQSQRESSAALGPTGATVTPSSHERPSGSRALSSPQPASSPIAAAAPLERSQLSAGVGPSEVTTPALAVGPSGQRSRSSSRLDRAKRQGTRSRATVGESSKGKARSSSRSAGQKKPSKEKRLESKGKLKSALSSARHRSSLTFVTIYSALSNSLDKLTGGKLRQRRSQEDAKTQLSSKPSKRVTISGVVQLSGQGSQETSSVPPSAMESSGEQGPAGSGAAPQRESGPLPKVQSGGSRAATVPSSPERSRASVGVGRSAVGTASVGVGRSAVGTASVGVGRSAVGTASVGVGRSAVGTASVGVGRSALATASAAAGPSKPASTQPSGMGREMEPGERSREPSTERSRAPLGHASPSAEQGRSRSQSPRGRPSQLGSSAVSRDSGAAGPSERSRASVAAGPSERSRASVAAGPSERSRASVAAGPSERSRASVAAGPSERSRASVAAGPSEMATVSVAVGPSELGPWSSARPSRKDQLSLPGRGSRERSKTGNQSGSRISSPSSIREAGTPGTVAALGMEGDDVSRETSKKSRASVVPSSPERSRPISPGSAEKSRASVAPGSAEKSRASVAPGSAEKSRASVAPGSAEKSRASVAPGSVGRSRASVAPGSAERSRVSVAAGPSERSRASVAAGPSELATVSVAVGRSEPGSLSSARTPGTGAQRAPHTGKSPCSGAPLGTEAGDASPGSASLGRSGEQSRSQAREEGGARSQSPSRQAPHARAADSVTLAPSKDQGPSSTRPLELDRQRELGWGSSKTRSRSKGRQEEKRHPSVGHPTSRGGSEQAAVRMKSQ, encoded by the exons GTGACCAAGCAGGGCGAGCTGGTGGATCTGCACAACCGTGGCAGCCTGGTGACCCTGGGCATCGCCGCCaccagccccgccctgctcctgcccgaCGTCATGATGATCGCCCGCCCCACGGAGAGGCCCCAGGGGGAGCCGTTGGGCCCCAGGGGGGCTCACGTCCAGCCGGGGCTGGAGCTGACCCG gCTGATCCCGCTGGAGCTGGTGAGCATCTTCCTGCATGACCTGGGGGAGCAGCGGCTGAAGCTGCGCCTGGCCACGGGGCGAGTCTACTACCTGCAGCTCTGCGCCCCCCGGGGGGAGGAGCGCCCGCTCTTCGCACGCTGGCTGCGCCTCATCTACCTGCTGAGGGCCCCCTCGGACAGCTGGGCCAGCGTCCCCTCCTGGCACGCCGCCGACCTGCGTGGGCGCAGCGCCAAG CCGCCCCCCAGCCAGCGGCTGCGGCCcatccaggaggaggaggagcccggAGCCCTGAAACCCCAACTTGGGGAGCCCCCGGGCAGCGGGAGCCAGAcccccagccaggggcagctgaGCGGGAGGCagcgcccagccagccccaccaggGGGCAGCAACCCTCCAC GCAGAGCGTAGGGGGATGGGGGTCCAGATGCCCCACATCACCCAGCATAG CAGCCCCGGTGAGACGCTCCCCCAGCACCACTCAACTCCTTGATGGTCTTTCCAGGTCCCGGGCAAAGGTCGCCAGCCCCTGGACGCAG CAGGGCCCAGTGTCCGGGGAGCCGAGCGCAGAGAGGAACCATGGCCAGCTGAGCCTGGACATCCCCCCTGGTTCCCGGAGCCCGGCAGGAACCCCGAGCCAGCGTGGATCTAGTGCAGCATCCAGAGCCACCACGGCTCCCGGCTCCCCTGAGCGATCCAGAGCCTCC GTGGGCGTGGGGCGCTCGGCGGTGGGCACGGCCTCCGTGGGCGTGGGGCGCTCAGCGGTAACCACAGCGTCGGCAGCAGCGGGTCCATCCAGGCCAGCGAGCACCCAGCCCTCGGGGATGGGCAGAGAGATGGAGCCGGGCGAGAGATCCAGGGAGCCCAGCACGGAGAGGAGCCGAGCCCCGCTGGGCCACGCCAGCCCCTCCGCGGAGCAGGGCAGGTCCCGTTCCCAGAGCCAGCGTGAATCTAGTGCAGCATCCAGAGCCGCTGTGGCTCCCGGCTCCCCTGAGCGATCCAGAGCCTCCGTGGGTGTGGGGCGCTCGGCGGTGGGCACGGCCTCCGTGGGCGTGGGGCGCTCAGCAGTGGGCACGGCCTCCGTGGGCGTGGGGCGCTCGGTGGTGGGCACGGCCTCCGTGGGCGTGGGGCGCTCGGCGGTGGGCACGGCCTCCGTGGGCATGGGGCGCTCAGCAGTAACCACAGCGTCGGCAGCAGCGGGTCCATCCAGGCCGGCCAGCACCCAGCCCTCGGGGATGGGCAGAGAGATAGAGCCGGGCGAGAGATCCAGGGAGCCCAGCACGGAGAGGAGCCGAGCCCCGCTGGGCCACGCCAGCCCCTCCGCGGAGCAGGGCAGGTCCCGTTCCCAGAGCCAGCGTGAATCTAGTGCAGCGTCCAGAGCCGCTGTGGCTCCCGGCTCCCCTGAGCGATCCAGAGCCTCCGTGGGCGTGGGGCGCTCGGCGGTGGGCACGGCCTCCGTGGGTGTGGGGTGCTCGGCGGTGGGCACGGCCTCTGTGGGCGTGGGGCGCTCGGCGGTGGGCACGGCCTCCGTGGGCGTGGGGCGCTCAGCGGTAACCACAGTGTCGGCAGCAGCGGGTCCATCCAGGCCAGCGAGCAGCCAGCCCTCGGGGATGGGCAGAGAGATGGAGCTGGGCGAGAGATCCAGGGAGCCCAGCACAGAGAGGAGCCGAGCCCCACTGGGCCACGCCAGCCCCTCCGCGGAGCAGGGCAGGTCCCGTTCCCAGAGCCAGCGTGAATCTAGTGCAGCGTCCAGAGCCGCTGTGGCTCCCGGCTCCCCTGAGCGATCCAGAGCCTCCGTGGGCGTGGGGCGCTCGGCGGTGGGCACGGCCTCCATGGGCGTGGGGCGCTCGGCGGTGGGCACAGCCTCTGTGGGTGTGGGGCGCTCGGCAATAGCCACAGTGTCGGCAGCAGCAGGTCCATCCAGGCCGCCCAGCGCCCGGCCCTCAGGGATGGGCAGAGAGATAGAGCCGGGCGAGAGATCCAGGGAGCCCAACACGGAGAGGAGCCGAGCCCCGCTGGGCCACGCCAGCCCCTCCACGGAGCAGGGCAGATCCCGTTCCCAGAGCCAGCGTGAATCTAGTGCGGCACTTGGACCAACCGGAGCCACCGTGACCCCCAGCTCCCACGAGCGGCCCAGTGGCTCCAGGGCTCTCAGCTCTCCGCAGCCAGCCAGCTCGCCCATAGCTGCTGCTGCACCTCTGGAGAGATCTCAACTCTCCGCAGGCGTGGGGCCTTCGGAGGTCACCACGCCGGCCCTGGCCGTGGGCCCCTCTGGGCAGAGAAGCCGGAGCAGCTCCCGGTTGGATCGAGCCAAGAGACAGGGCACGAGATCCAGGGCGACAGTTGGAGAAAGCAGCAAAGGCAAAGCCCGGTCCAGCTCCCGCAGCGCCGGCCAGAAGAAGCCGTCCAA GGAGAAGAGATTGGAGTCGAAGGGGAAGTTGAAATCGGCCCTGAGTTCAG CCAGGCACAGGAGCAGCCTCACATTCGTGACCATCTACAGCGCCCTGTCGAACTCGCTGGACAAGCTGACGGGCGGGAAGCTGAGACAG aGAAGGAGCCAGGAAGATGCCAAGACGCAGTTGTCTTCGAAGCCCTCCAAGCGGGTCACCATCTCGGGCGTGGTGCAGCTGTCgggccagggcagccaggagACCAGCTCCGTGCCACCCTCAGCTATGGAGAGCAGCGGGGAGCAGGGCCCGGCTGGCTCCGGGGCAGCTCCACAGCGGGAGAGCGGCCCACTGCCGAAGGTGCAGTCTGGGGGATCCAGAGCCGCCACAGTTCCCAGCTCCCCCGAGCGATCCAGAGCCTCCGTGGGCGTGGGGCGCTCGGCGGTGGGCACGGCCTCCGTGGGTGTGGGGCGCTCGGCAGTGGGCACAGCCTCCGTGGGCGTGGGGCGCTCGGCGGTGGGCACGGCCTCCGTGGGCGTGGGGCGCTCGGCAGTGGGCACAGCCTCCGTGGGCGTGGGGCGCTCGGCGTTAGCCACGGCGTCGGCAGCAGCGGGTCCATCCAAGCCGGCCAGCACCCAGCCCTCGGGGATGGGCAGAGAGATGGAGCCGGGCGAGAGATCCAGGGAGCCCAGCACGGAGAGGAGCCGAGCCCCGCTGGGCCACGCCAGCCCCTCCGCGGAGCAGGGCAGGTCCCGTtcccagagccccagagggaggcCAAGCCAGCTGGGGTCTAGCGCCGTGTCCAGAGATTCTGGAGCAGCTGGGCCTTCAGAGCGATCCAGAGCCTCAGTGGCTGCCGGCCCTTCGGAGAGATCCAGAGCCTCGGTGGCTGCCGGCCCTTCAGAGCGATCCAGAGCCTCGGTGGCTGCCGGCCCTTCAGAGCGATCCAGAGCCTCGGTGGCTGCCGGCCCTTCGGAGAGATCCAGAGCCTCAGTGGCTGCCGGCCCTTCAGAGATGGCTACGGTGTCGGTGGCCGTGGGTCCGTCCGAGCTGGGGCCATGGAGCAGCGCCCGGCCCTCGAGGAAGGACCAGCTGAGCCTGCCAGGCAGGGGATCTAGAGAGCGCAGCAAGACCGGGAACCAGAGTGGAAGCCGAATCAGCTCCCCGAGCTCCATCAGGGAGGCTGGGACCCCCGGCACTGTGGCAGCCCTGGGCATGGAAGGCGATGATGTATCTAGAGAGACATCCAAAAAGTCCAGAGCCTCTGTGGTTCCAAGCTCGCCAGAAAGATCGAGACCCATTTCTCCAGGTTCTGCTGAGAAATCCAGAGCGTCGGTGGCTCCAGGTTCTGCTGAGAAATCCAGAGCGTCGGTGGCTCCAGGTTCTGCTGAGAAATCCAGAGCGTCGGTGGCTCCAGGTTCTGCTGAGAAATCCAGAGCGTCGGTGGCTCCAGGTTCTGTGGGGAGATCGAGAGCGTCGGTGGCACCAGGTTCTGCAGAGAGATCCAGAGTTTCGGTGGCCGCTGGCCCATCAGAGAGATCCAGAGCATCCGTGGCCGCCGGCCCTTCGGAGCTGGCTACGGTGTCGGTGGCCGTGGGACGGTCCGAGCCAGGGTCTCTCAGCAGCGCCAGGACCCCGGGGACAGGTGCTCAGAGGGCTCCGCACACCGGGAAGAGTCCGTGCTCTGGGGCTCCTCTGGGGACGGAGGCTGGCGATGCATCCCCGGGCAGTGCCTCCCTGGGGAGATCCGGGGAGCAGAGCCGAAGCCAggccagggaggaaggaggggccCGTTCCCAGAGCCCCTCGAGGCAGGCGCCCCATGCGAGAGCTGCAGACTCTGTGACCCTGGCTCCCTCCAAGGACCAAGGGCCCAGCAGCACCCGGCCCTTGGAGCTGGACAGACAgcgggagctgggctggggatccAGCAAGACGAGGAGCCGGAGCAAAGGTCGGCAGGAGGAGAAGCGGCACCCCTCTGTGGGGCACCCCACCAGCAG